Proteins co-encoded in one Ruegeria sp. HKCCD4315 genomic window:
- a CDS encoding SDR family oxidoreductase: MDFAGKTVIVVGGTSGINRGIAEAFAASGAKLAVASRSREKVDDTVAALKAAGAQDAIGAAFDVRDPNAVAAGLKQFHNAYGDFDVLVSGAAGNFPALASEMSVNAFKTVIDIDLMGTIHVMKGAYPYLKRPGASIINISAPQSYLPYEGQAHVCAAKAGVDQITRTLSMEWGVEGIRVNSVVPGFIEGTEGAKRLAPTPDAGEALRRDVPLGRWGQPQDVANACLFLCSDLASYISGTVLAVDGALYQRGSGKFGQMMGEMLRSMRG; the protein is encoded by the coding sequence ATGGACTTTGCAGGAAAAACCGTCATCGTCGTTGGCGGAACCAGCGGTATCAATCGAGGCATTGCCGAGGCCTTTGCGGCCTCGGGTGCCAAACTGGCCGTCGCCAGCCGGTCACGGGAAAAGGTGGACGACACTGTGGCCGCGCTGAAAGCCGCAGGCGCACAGGACGCCATCGGGGCGGCCTTTGACGTGCGTGATCCGAATGCTGTCGCCGCTGGTCTGAAACAGTTTCACAACGCCTATGGCGATTTCGACGTGCTGGTGTCCGGCGCTGCGGGGAACTTCCCGGCGCTGGCATCCGAGATGTCAGTCAACGCGTTCAAAACGGTGATCGACATTGACCTGATGGGCACGATCCACGTGATGAAAGGGGCCTACCCTTACCTGAAACGCCCCGGTGCCAGCATCATCAACATCTCGGCCCCGCAATCTTACCTGCCTTATGAAGGCCAAGCCCATGTCTGTGCCGCGAAGGCAGGTGTCGATCAGATTACCCGGACGCTGTCGATGGAATGGGGTGTTGAAGGGATTCGCGTGAACTCGGTCGTGCCGGGATTCATCGAAGGCACCGAAGGCGCAAAACGTCTGGCCCCCACCCCGGACGCCGGTGAAGCGCTGCGCCGCGATGTACCGTTGGGCCGCTGGGGTCAACCTCAGGACGTGGCCAATGCCTGCCTGTTCCTCTGCTCGGATCTGGCCAGCTATATCAGCGGCACGGTTCTGGCCGTGGATGGCGCGTTGTATCAACGCGGTTCGGGCAAGTTTGGACAGATGATGGGTGAGATGCTGCGCAGCATGAGGGGGTGA
- a CDS encoding metal ABC transporter permease has product MSGEEFVPLSLTPLLIGTFAAIACALPGNFLVLRKQALIGDAISHVVLPGIVVAFLLTGAISTWPMMLGAAGAAIVAVVLIEAIRRLGQIEPGAAMGVVFTTMFAAGVLLLEQTDTSTVHLDVEHALYGNLESLIWLDATGWGSLLDVDALAGLPPELPRIALTLVGVSVFTWLFWRPLKISTFDEGFARTIGIRTGALSMALVITAAIAAVAAFDAVGSIIVIAMFICPPAAARMLTNRLEAQIVWSIVFATASAVSGYVLAGYGPLWLGGSDAVSAAGMIATMSGLILAAAAMFGPCRTRIGAHTSA; this is encoded by the coding sequence ATGAGTGGTGAGGAGTTCGTCCCACTGTCGCTGACGCCACTGCTGATTGGCACATTTGCGGCCATCGCCTGCGCCTTGCCCGGCAACTTTCTGGTGCTGCGCAAACAAGCGCTGATTGGCGACGCGATCAGCCATGTGGTGCTGCCGGGTATCGTGGTGGCGTTCCTGTTGACCGGGGCGATATCGACCTGGCCAATGATGCTGGGCGCTGCAGGGGCGGCGATTGTGGCTGTGGTTCTGATCGAAGCCATTCGCCGACTGGGTCAGATCGAACCCGGTGCTGCCATGGGTGTTGTCTTTACCACAATGTTTGCGGCGGGTGTTTTGCTGCTTGAGCAAACAGATACCTCGACTGTGCATCTGGACGTTGAACATGCGCTTTACGGCAATCTGGAAAGCCTGATCTGGCTGGACGCAACAGGTTGGGGATCGTTGCTGGATGTCGACGCTCTTGCGGGTCTGCCACCTGAACTGCCTCGGATTGCTTTAACTCTGGTGGGCGTGTCTGTGTTCACCTGGCTGTTCTGGCGACCGCTAAAGATTTCCACCTTCGATGAAGGATTTGCGCGCACGATCGGCATTCGCACGGGTGCTCTGAGCATGGCATTGGTGATAACAGCGGCCATCGCGGCGGTGGCGGCATTTGACGCGGTGGGCTCGATCATCGTGATCGCCATGTTCATCTGCCCTCCGGCGGCGGCGCGGATGCTAACTAACCGGCTCGAGGCGCAGATTGTATGGAGCATAGTGTTCGCCACGGCCTCGGCAGTGTCGGGCTATGTATTGGCTGGGTACGGCCCCTTGTGGTTGGGCGGGTCGGATGCAGTCAGCGCGGCTGGCATGATTGCCACGATGTCTGGTCTGATACTTGCCGCAGCCGCCATGTTCGGACCGTGCCGCACGCGTATCGGGGCGCACACTTCTGCGTGA
- a CDS encoding metal ABC transporter ATP-binding protein → MLGLVSNDGVTLEDRGLGDSPLAVRGLTVSYGQKPAVFSVDMTVQPGAMTAIIGPNGAGKSTLLKAALGIVTPLSGQVTVFGRPLEAQRARIAYVPQRASVDWDFPTRVIDVVLMGLSRELGLLGRVRARHKACAMDCLNRVGMRDFADRQIGQLSGGQQQRVFLARALAQGADLYLLDEPFAGVDAATEKAIIAVLKSLKEAGKTVVVVHHDLATVTDYFDHVFLINTRKVAEGPVSEAFTAETLQAAYGGRLATAQIDQISRALG, encoded by the coding sequence ATGCTGGGTCTGGTCAGCAATGACGGTGTGACGCTTGAGGATCGCGGGCTGGGCGACAGCCCGCTTGCGGTGCGAGGCCTGACCGTTTCCTACGGACAAAAGCCTGCTGTGTTTTCGGTTGATATGACCGTCCAGCCCGGTGCCATGACTGCCATCATTGGCCCAAACGGTGCGGGCAAGTCCACGCTTCTCAAGGCGGCGCTGGGAATCGTCACCCCCTTATCCGGTCAGGTGACGGTATTTGGACGGCCGCTGGAGGCGCAGCGCGCGCGTATTGCCTATGTTCCGCAACGGGCCAGCGTGGATTGGGATTTCCCAACGCGCGTGATTGATGTTGTGCTGATGGGTCTGTCGCGCGAGCTTGGGCTTCTGGGGCGCGTACGTGCCCGCCACAAGGCATGTGCGATGGACTGTTTGAACCGTGTCGGGATGCGGGACTTCGCGGACCGTCAGATCGGCCAGTTGTCCGGCGGCCAGCAGCAGCGCGTGTTTCTGGCTCGTGCTTTGGCGCAAGGCGCGGATCTGTACTTGCTGGATGAACCTTTCGCCGGGGTGGATGCCGCCACCGAGAAGGCCATCATCGCGGTGCTGAAATCTCTGAAAGAAGCCGGCAAGACGGTTGTGGTGGTGCATCACGATCTGGCGACCGTGACCGACTACTTCGACCACGTTTTCCTGATCAATACCCGCAAAGTGGCCGAAGGGCCGGTGTCCGAGGCGTTCACTGCGGAAACGTTGCAAGCGGCCTATGGCGGGCGTTTGGCAACTGCGCAGATCGATCAGATATCGCGCGCGCTGGGATAA
- a CDS encoding metal ABC transporter solute-binding protein, Zn/Mn family yields MIRRSFLAALALALSMPIAAWAEAPLKVVATTGMIADAARQVGGDQVEVTGLMGPGVDPHAYRQTRSDIVAMTRADLILWHGLYLEAQMEDFFHDLERKRAVVAVAEGVDKSKLRAHDDYADKYDPHLWMSPVLWREVVLEVQDALTDVRPEAAGVFAANAQAHLADIDRLAAYAEDVLSSVPENSRVLLTAHDAFGYFGQSYGFEVLGIQGISTQSEAGLNRISELVDLLVDRQITAVFVESSVSDRSIRALIEGAAAKGHKVTIGGELFSDAMGAEGTYEGTYIGMLDHNITVIGGALNGDAPGRGMDGKLSAGF; encoded by the coding sequence ATGATTCGTCGGAGTTTTCTTGCAGCGTTGGCGTTGGCCCTTTCGATGCCAATCGCCGCTTGGGCTGAAGCGCCACTCAAAGTGGTCGCGACAACAGGCATGATCGCGGATGCAGCGCGCCAGGTGGGCGGTGATCAGGTTGAGGTCACAGGTCTGATGGGGCCGGGCGTTGACCCTCATGCCTATCGACAGACCCGCAGCGACATCGTTGCCATGACCCGCGCTGACCTGATCCTTTGGCACGGTTTGTATCTGGAAGCACAGATGGAAGATTTCTTCCACGATCTCGAACGCAAACGCGCTGTGGTCGCAGTGGCCGAAGGGGTCGATAAATCCAAACTGCGTGCCCATGACGATTACGCAGATAAATACGACCCGCATTTGTGGATGTCGCCCGTGCTTTGGCGCGAAGTTGTGCTAGAGGTTCAGGATGCCTTGACCGACGTTCGTCCCGAAGCGGCAGGCGTGTTTGCAGCCAATGCACAGGCCCATCTGGCCGATATTGACCGTTTGGCGGCTTATGCCGAGGATGTCCTGTCTTCGGTGCCCGAGAACAGCAGAGTACTGCTTACCGCCCACGACGCATTTGGCTATTTCGGTCAGAGCTACGGGTTCGAGGTTCTGGGCATTCAGGGCATCTCGACCCAGTCCGAGGCGGGTTTGAACCGGATCAGCGAATTGGTTGACCTGCTGGTTGACCGCCAAATCACGGCTGTCTTTGTCGAAAGCTCGGTCTCGGATCGCTCAATTCGCGCATTGATCGAAGGGGCAGCGGCCAAGGGGCACAAAGTGACCATCGGTGGTGAGCTTTTTTCGGATGCGATGGGCGCAGAAGGCACCTATGAGGGTACCTATATCGGGATGCTGGATCACAACATCACAGTTATTGGCGGTGCGTTGAACGGCGACGCCCCCGGTCGAGGCATGGACGGCAAACTGTCTGCGGGGTTTTGA
- a CDS encoding metal ABC transporter permease — translation MIWDALTLQLGYNATLVAVGATLLGVSAGVTGTFLFLRKRALVSDAISHATLPGVCLAFMVLVALGGDGRNLLGLLAGSAISAWVGLLCMNWLTRRTRLAEDAAIGAVLSVFFGFGIVLLTIIQTMGVGRQAGLEGFLLGSTAGMLWADAMIIAIGGAATLLLVLILRRPMTLVAFDPEYAATRGLPIHRIDLAMMGLVMAVTVVGLKIVGLILIVALLIIPAVTARFWSERSEHVVLLAGLAGGLAGYIGAAVSASAPNLPTGPIIVLVSFAFFVLSLFCAPKRGVLAAVLRHLRFQRRVHIRQGLLALAQGQKIYEPLTLRLLRRAGLVRPDGVATDTGKARAAKALRDEKRWEIVRADQAHEATAALYDGLRDIETVLTRDQIAEIDRQIGGPQGVPA, via the coding sequence ATGATTTGGGACGCTCTGACCCTGCAGCTTGGCTATAACGCCACGCTGGTCGCAGTTGGTGCGACGTTGCTGGGTGTATCGGCCGGTGTGACAGGGACATTCCTGTTCCTACGCAAACGTGCGCTGGTCAGCGATGCCATCAGTCATGCAACTCTGCCGGGCGTCTGTCTGGCCTTTATGGTCTTGGTCGCGCTGGGCGGGGATGGGCGCAATCTGCTGGGCTTGCTGGCAGGGTCTGCAATTTCAGCGTGGGTTGGGCTTCTTTGCATGAACTGGTTGACACGGCGCACCCGACTTGCCGAAGACGCAGCAATCGGTGCAGTTCTGTCTGTCTTTTTTGGCTTTGGGATCGTTCTACTGACGATCATTCAAACCATGGGCGTCGGGCGTCAGGCAGGTTTGGAGGGTTTCCTGTTAGGCTCGACCGCCGGAATGCTGTGGGCAGATGCCATGATCATCGCCATCGGTGGTGCGGCGACGCTGCTTCTGGTTCTGATCCTGCGTCGCCCCATGACCCTTGTCGCCTTTGACCCGGAATATGCTGCCACCCGTGGCTTGCCGATCCATCGCATCGATCTTGCGATGATGGGGCTGGTCATGGCGGTCACTGTGGTCGGCCTGAAAATTGTGGGCTTGATCCTGATTGTGGCGCTTCTGATCATTCCGGCAGTCACAGCGCGGTTCTGGTCCGAGCGTTCCGAGCACGTCGTCCTGCTTGCGGGGCTTGCCGGAGGTCTGGCCGGGTACATCGGTGCTGCCGTTTCCGCTTCTGCCCCCAACTTGCCGACTGGACCGATCATCGTGCTGGTCAGCTTTGCATTCTTCGTCCTGTCCTTGTTCTGCGCCCCAAAGCGCGGGGTTCTGGCGGCGGTGTTGCGGCATCTGCGCTTCCAGCGCCGGGTGCATATCCGCCAGGGTCTGTTGGCGCTGGCGCAGGGGCAGAAGATTTATGAACCGCTTACACTGCGCCTGCTGCGTCGTGCGGGTCTGGTCCGGCCAGACGGGGTCGCCACGGACACTGGCAAGGCGCGGGCGGCCAAGGCGCTGCGCGATGAAAAACGCTGGGAAATCGTCCGCGCGGATCAGGCGCATGAGGCGACAGCTGCGCTCTATGACGGGCTGCGGGACATCGAGACCGTTCTGACCCGTGATCAGATCGCTGAAATCGACCGTCAAATCGGTGGGCCGCAAGGAGTGCCGGCATGA
- the mutL gene encoding DNA mismatch repair endonuclease MutL, translated as MAQANPNISENRPVIRQLDDAAINRIAAGEVVERPASAVKELVENAIDAGATRIAIDIADGGKTLIRVTDDGCGISADDLPLALSRHATSKIDGSDLLNIHTFGFRGEALPSLGAVGRLTISSRVPGAEAAQIHVAGGKMGAVKPAALRAGTVVELRDLFFATPARLKFMRTDRAETQAITDTVKRLAMAEPSVTFTLRDVSGGGEGRVTFRADRENGDLFDALHARLARVIGREFAENALQIDATREGIRLYGYAALPTYSRGAAVAQYLFVNGRPVRDKMLTGALRAAYFDFLSRDRHPAAALFIDCDPTLVDVNVHPAKSEVRFRDPGVARGLIVSSLRHALAEAGHRASSTVANATLGAMRPEPAQSAPARVYQMDRPSPAARQAAYRAQSPGFAELAQDYSGSIVEPTPVSPIAETEEPQPQDLPLGAARGQVHENYIIAQTADGMVIVDQHAAHERLVYEKLKNQMAENGVAAQALLIPEIVELSEGDCARLMAVADNLTRFGLTIEPFGGGAIAVRETPAILGEVDARAMILDILDELADQGESQMVQAKIEAILSRVACHGSVRSGRRMRAEEMNALLREMEATPHSGQCNHGRPTYVELKLSDIERLFGRS; from the coding sequence ATGGCGCAGGCAAACCCCAATATCAGCGAAAATCGCCCGGTAATTCGGCAACTGGATGACGCTGCAATCAACAGGATTGCAGCCGGTGAGGTGGTGGAACGTCCGGCCTCTGCCGTGAAGGAACTGGTCGAGAACGCAATCGATGCAGGAGCCACGCGGATCGCCATCGATATTGCGGATGGGGGCAAGACTCTGATCCGCGTCACAGATGACGGCTGCGGTATTTCGGCAGATGATCTGCCGCTGGCGTTGTCCCGCCATGCCACGTCAAAGATTGACGGATCGGACCTGCTGAACATCCATACCTTTGGGTTTCGCGGAGAGGCGCTGCCTTCTTTGGGTGCGGTCGGGCGTCTGACCATCTCCAGCCGCGTACCGGGTGCCGAGGCGGCGCAGATCCACGTTGCGGGCGGCAAGATGGGCGCGGTCAAACCCGCCGCCCTGCGCGCGGGCACAGTCGTCGAACTGCGCGATCTGTTCTTTGCCACGCCCGCCCGGCTGAAGTTTATGCGCACCGACCGGGCCGAGACGCAAGCCATCACCGATACGGTGAAACGGCTGGCCATGGCCGAGCCATCCGTAACCTTCACGCTGCGCGATGTGTCCGGTGGCGGTGAAGGTCGTGTGACCTTCCGCGCGGATCGCGAGAACGGAGATCTCTTCGATGCGCTCCACGCCCGCCTGGCCCGCGTGATCGGGCGCGAGTTTGCCGAGAATGCGCTGCAAATCGACGCCACGCGCGAAGGCATCCGGCTTTATGGCTATGCTGCCTTGCCGACCTATTCGCGCGGTGCTGCGGTGGCGCAGTATCTTTTTGTTAATGGCCGCCCTGTGCGTGACAAGATGCTGACTGGCGCTTTGCGGGCCGCCTATTTCGATTTCCTTAGCCGGGATCGGCATCCGGCGGCGGCTTTGTTCATCGACTGTGACCCGACGCTGGTGGATGTGAACGTTCATCCCGCCAAATCCGAGGTACGGTTCCGCGACCCCGGCGTTGCGCGCGGTCTGATTGTGTCCAGCCTGCGCCATGCTCTGGCCGAGGCCGGGCATCGGGCATCCTCAACCGTGGCCAATGCGACCCTGGGGGCGATGCGGCCCGAACCTGCGCAATCTGCCCCGGCCCGTGTGTATCAGATGGATCGACCTTCGCCAGCAGCGCGGCAGGCGGCGTATCGGGCGCAATCTCCGGGCTTTGCTGAACTGGCTCAGGATTACAGCGGCAGCATTGTCGAGCCCACCCCGGTTTCGCCGATTGCCGAGACAGAAGAACCTCAACCGCAGGACCTGCCATTGGGGGCTGCGCGGGGGCAGGTGCACGAGAATTACATTATCGCGCAAACCGCTGACGGTATGGTGATCGTGGATCAACACGCCGCACATGAACGGCTGGTTTATGAAAAGCTCAAAAACCAGATGGCGGAAAACGGCGTTGCGGCGCAGGCGCTTCTGATCCCGGAAATCGTGGAGCTGTCTGAAGGCGATTGTGCGCGTCTGATGGCCGTAGCTGATAACCTGACGCGCTTTGGTCTGACCATCGAACCCTTCGGCGGCGGGGCCATCGCTGTGCGTGAAACTCCTGCCATTTTGGGCGAGGTCGATGCCCGCGCGATGATCCTGGATATCCTTGATGAGTTGGCTGATCAGGGCGAAAGCCAGATGGTTCAGGCAAAGATCGAGGCAATCCTCAGCCGGGTGGCCTGCCACGGCTCTGTCCGCTCGGGTCGCCGGATGCGCGCCGAAGAGATGAACGCCCTGCTGCGCGAGATGGAGGCAACGCCGCATTCCGGTCAGTGCAACCATGGGCGGCCGACTTACGTGGAATTGAAGCTCAGCGATATCGAGCGGTTGTTCGGGCGCAGTTGA
- the deoC gene encoding deoxyribose-phosphate aldolase, producing the protein MDTQSSESPVRTAHLPQVTEPRNPGVDLDLDWVRAVQANTSAIERRAATLPGRRSVKKDYQAAWLLKAVTMIDLTTLSGDDTVGRVRRLCAKARQPVASSVLQALDMPQITTGAVCVYHDMIETAVDALKGTGIPVAAVSTGFPAGLSPFHLRVAEIEESVKAGAEEIDIVISRRHVLSGDWQALYDEMKAFRVACGDAHVKAILATGELGSLRNVARASLVCMMAGADFIKTSTGKESVNATLPVSLVMIRAIRDFYDRTGYRVGYKPAGGISKAKDALVYLSLIKDELGDRWLEPDLFRFGASSLLGDIERQLEHYVTGAYSAGYRHSMG; encoded by the coding sequence ATGGATACGCAGAGCTCAGAAAGCCCCGTGCGCACCGCGCATCTGCCGCAAGTAACCGAACCCCGAAATCCGGGAGTGGATCTTGATCTTGACTGGGTCCGCGCCGTTCAAGCCAATACCTCGGCCATTGAGCGCCGGGCTGCGACCCTTCCCGGTCGGCGGTCGGTCAAAAAGGACTATCAGGCGGCGTGGCTGCTGAAGGCGGTTACGATGATCGACCTGACCACGCTGTCAGGCGATGACACAGTAGGCCGCGTGCGCCGCCTTTGCGCGAAGGCGCGGCAGCCGGTTGCGAGTTCCGTCTTGCAGGCGCTGGATATGCCGCAGATTACCACGGGTGCCGTCTGCGTCTATCACGACATGATAGAAACCGCGGTGGATGCCCTGAAAGGCACCGGCATTCCGGTCGCTGCGGTATCCACTGGCTTCCCGGCCGGCCTGTCGCCGTTCCACCTGCGCGTGGCCGAGATTGAGGAAAGCGTGAAAGCCGGTGCCGAAGAGATCGACATCGTCATTTCGCGCCGTCATGTGCTGTCAGGGGACTGGCAGGCGTTGTATGATGAGATGAAAGCCTTCCGCGTGGCCTGCGGCGATGCCCATGTCAAAGCCATTCTGGCAACCGGAGAGCTGGGCAGCTTGCGTAACGTCGCCCGCGCCTCGCTGGTCTGCATGATGGCTGGCGCGGATTTCATCAAGACTTCAACCGGCAAGGAAAGCGTCAACGCAACCCTACCCGTTTCGCTGGTCATGATCCGCGCCATTCGGGATTTCTATGATCGCACCGGGTATCGCGTTGGGTACAAGCCCGCCGGTGGTATTTCAAAAGCCAAGGACGCGCTGGTGTACTTGTCGCTGATCAAGGATGAGTTGGGCGATCGCTGGCTGGAACCCGACCTGTTCCGCTTCGGTGCCTCTTCTCTGCTGGGCGACATCGAGCGGCAGTTGGAACACTATGTGACTGGGGCTTACTCGGCTGGATACAGACATTCGATGGGCTGA
- a CDS encoding aldehyde dehydrogenase family protein — protein sequence MTVKEIFETMDYGPAPESAAEALAWLVDQGDKFGHYIDGGFTKPGKGFESRNPATGEVLAKLTQAKQADVDAAVAAARKAQPKWEKLGGAGRARYLYAIARLLQKHARLFAVLESMDNGKPIRESRDIDIPLAQRHFYYHAGMAQLMEAELPDAQALGVCGQIIPWNFPLLMLAWKIAPALAMGNTVVLKPAEYTSLTALLFADICSQAGLPKGVVNIVTGDGAVGEMIVNADVDKIAFTGSTVVGRRIREATAGSGKELTLELGGKSAYIVFDDADIDSAIEGLVDAIWFNQGQVCCAGSRLLVQEGITDRFHEKLRARMDGLRVGNPLDKCIDVGAVVDPVQLQTIKGMVESNTAGHVHQAACELPANGCYYPPTLISGLETSDPLMQEEIFGPVLVSSTFRTPAEAVELANNTRYGLAATVWTENVNLALDIAPKLVAGVVWVNATNLFDAAAGFGGVRESGFGREGGWEGLTAYTKSKGKAKPLAKVEATIGEGAPVDPIDRTAKMYVGGKQARPDGGYSKPVWGKSGLLGHVGLANRKDVRNAVEAAAGAKGWSKTTGHLRAQILYYIGENLSARASEFAARIDTMTGKKDGAKEVETSIQRLFNAAAWADKYDGQVHGVPIRGVAIAMKEPVGVIGALCADEAPLLGLVSAMAPAIAMGNRVVLAASEPYPLAATDFYQILETSDVPAGVVNILTGSHAELAKPLASHLNVDAVWSFSSTDLSKEVEAVSAGNLKRTWVNNATAFDWSMDHSRRFLQAATEVKNIWVPYGE from the coding sequence ATGACAGTCAAAGAAATCTTCGAGACCATGGACTATGGCCCCGCCCCAGAAAGCGCTGCCGAGGCGCTGGCCTGGCTGGTCGATCAGGGCGACAAGTTCGGTCACTATATCGATGGCGGCTTTACCAAACCCGGCAAAGGGTTTGAAAGCCGCAACCCGGCGACCGGAGAGGTGCTGGCTAAACTGACGCAGGCGAAACAGGCCGATGTGGACGCCGCCGTGGCCGCTGCCCGCAAAGCGCAACCGAAATGGGAGAAGCTAGGCGGTGCGGGTCGTGCGCGGTATCTCTATGCCATTGCACGGCTTTTGCAGAAACACGCACGCCTGTTTGCGGTGCTGGAAAGCATGGACAACGGCAAACCGATACGTGAATCGCGGGACATCGACATCCCTCTGGCGCAGCGGCATTTCTACTACCACGCAGGCATGGCGCAGTTGATGGAGGCCGAGTTGCCCGATGCGCAGGCTTTGGGCGTTTGTGGTCAGATCATCCCGTGGAATTTCCCACTGTTGATGCTGGCCTGGAAAATCGCACCTGCGCTGGCGATGGGGAATACGGTGGTTCTGAAACCGGCCGAGTACACCTCGCTGACTGCGTTGTTGTTTGCAGATATCTGCTCGCAAGCCGGGCTGCCGAAGGGTGTCGTCAACATCGTGACCGGCGACGGCGCGGTGGGCGAGATGATCGTGAACGCCGACGTGGACAAGATCGCCTTTACCGGCTCGACCGTCGTGGGTCGGCGTATTCGCGAAGCAACGGCTGGCTCAGGCAAGGAACTGACGTTGGAACTGGGCGGCAAGTCCGCTTACATCGTGTTCGACGATGCCGATATTGACAGTGCCATCGAGGGTCTGGTCGATGCGATCTGGTTCAATCAGGGTCAGGTCTGCTGCGCGGGGTCTCGCCTGCTGGTGCAGGAAGGCATTACAGATCGGTTCCACGAGAAGCTGCGCGCGCGGATGGATGGTTTGCGGGTGGGTAATCCTCTGGACAAATGCATCGACGTGGGCGCGGTTGTGGATCCGGTTCAGTTGCAGACCATCAAGGGCATGGTCGAAAGCAATACGGCGGGTCACGTGCATCAGGCCGCCTGTGAACTGCCCGCAAATGGCTGCTACTACCCGCCAACGCTGATCTCGGGGCTCGAGACATCCGACCCGCTGATGCAAGAGGAAATCTTCGGCCCGGTGCTGGTCTCCTCGACCTTCCGCACCCCGGCTGAAGCGGTCGAACTGGCCAACAACACCCGTTACGGGCTGGCCGCGACAGTCTGGACTGAGAATGTGAACCTTGCGCTGGATATCGCGCCCAAGTTGGTTGCAGGTGTGGTTTGGGTGAATGCCACCAACCTGTTCGACGCCGCCGCAGGCTTTGGCGGCGTGCGCGAAAGTGGCTTTGGCCGCGAAGGCGGCTGGGAAGGTCTGACGGCTTACACCAAGTCCAAAGGCAAGGCCAAACCTCTGGCAAAGGTCGAAGCTACAATCGGCGAAGGGGCTCCGGTCGATCCGATTGACCGAACTGCCAAGATGTATGTCGGTGGCAAGCAGGCGCGGCCCGACGGTGGCTATTCTAAACCCGTTTGGGGCAAGTCCGGTCTGCTTGGCCACGTGGGTCTGGCCAATCGCAAAGACGTGCGCAACGCGGTCGAGGCCGCGGCAGGTGCGAAAGGCTGGTCCAAGACCACCGGCCATCTGCGGGCACAGATTCTGTATTACATCGGCGAGAACCTCTCGGCCCGTGCGAGTGAATTCGCCGCGCGCATCGACACCATGACCGGCAAGAAGGATGGCGCGAAAGAGGTCGAAACCTCGATCCAACGCTTGTTCAACGCAGCTGCCTGGGCCGACAAATATGACGGTCAGGTACATGGCGTCCCGATCCGGGGTGTGGCCATTGCCATGAAGGAACCTGTGGGTGTTATCGGCGCGCTTTGTGCCGATGAAGCGCCTCTGCTGGGTCTGGTCTCGGCGATGGCGCCTGCGATTGCGATGGGTAACCGGGTGGTTCTGGCGGCATCCGAGCCCTACCCGCTGGCAGCAACCGATTTCTACCAGATTCTTGAGACCTCGGACGTCCCCGCAGGCGTGGTCAACATACTGACCGGCAGCCACGCGGAACTGGCGAAACCTCTGGCCTCGCATCTGAACGTGGACGCGGTCTGGTCCTTCTCGTCCACTGACCTTTCGAAAGAGGTCGAAGCGGTCTCGGCCGGGAACCTGAAACGGACCTGGGTCAATAACGCAACGGCATTTGACTGGAGCATGGATCATTCCCGCCGCTTCCTTCAGGCTGCGACCGAGGTGAAAAACATCTGGGTGCCCTACGGCGAGTAG